A section of the Mangifera indica cultivar Alphonso chromosome 12, CATAS_Mindica_2.1, whole genome shotgun sequence genome encodes:
- the LOC123193653 gene encoding nucleolar protein 56-like, translating into MGACASFPKGLKGDLGKAPAPEPAKDESVKDVPEETIKEVKTEEEKKNDDDTKQDSPSHLLNEDGEKKEASEEMNTEEEVQKNPKENDQNNEKAPITQEKILEDDEKEEKKDKENEKENEGKDKKEE; encoded by the exons ATGGGTGCTTGTGCTAGTTTTCCAAAGGGCTTGAAAGGTGACCTTGGTAAGGCACCAGCACCCGAACCTGCTAAGGATGAATCCGTCAAAGATGTCCCCGAAGAGACCATTAAAGAGGTGAAAactgaagaagagaaaaagaatgatGATGATACCAAACAAGATTCTCCCAGTCATTTACTAAATGAG GATGGTGAGAAGAAAGAAGCATCTGAGGAAATGAATACCGAGGAAGAAGTTCAAAAAAATCCAAAGGAAAATGACCAGAACAATGAGAAGGCACCTATTACACAAGAGAAGATTTTAGAAGACGATgagaaagaggaaaagaaagacaaagagaacgagaaagaaaatgagggaAAGGATAAAAAAGAGGAATAG